In Cupriavidus taiwanensis, the following proteins share a genomic window:
- a CDS encoding undecaprenyl-phosphate glucose phosphotransferase produces the protein MFARHHDQLALMARLLDAGAIWVAAILASEVRFDTAQAPIHQFIQYFACAIAFIVLPGFDVYTSWRGRSLFSLAARLLSAWSLVWLVSLLLTYLLHQTDSLSRLWMVYWYLFALAALVALRVVSRAVLNLLRVAGANNKRVVIVGFGRTGQEMYRRATASHTTGYKISGIYAAEGEPTPEGRRRINDSADIAAFAREHGIAEIWLTLPMSEHRLMQEIAFSLRNDFIDIKWMPSVLDFDLLNHNVGNFLGMPAVEMNKPPSLGVRGTIKALFDRTFAALVLVALSPLFLLIAVLIKRDSPGPVFFKQERLGLDGRVIHVYKFRSMKVHAEHGVVTQATKGDSRITPIGAFLRRTSLDELPQFINVLKGEMSVVGPRPHAMAHNNMYKEQLDFYMLRHRVKPGITGWAQINGYRGETDTLDKMAKRVEHDIFYIRNWSFWLDLRIIFWTAFRGWMGSNAY, from the coding sequence ATGTTTGCCAGGCACCACGATCAGCTCGCGCTGATGGCTCGCCTGCTCGACGCCGGCGCCATCTGGGTGGCGGCAATCCTGGCCAGTGAAGTGCGGTTCGACACCGCGCAGGCCCCCATCCACCAGTTCATCCAGTACTTTGCCTGTGCCATTGCCTTCATCGTGCTGCCAGGCTTCGACGTGTACACGTCGTGGCGCGGACGCAGCCTGTTCTCGCTCGCCGCGCGGCTGCTGTCGGCTTGGAGCCTGGTCTGGCTGGTGAGCCTGCTGCTGACCTACCTGCTGCACCAGACCGACTCGCTGTCGCGCCTGTGGATGGTGTACTGGTACCTGTTCGCGCTGGCGGCACTGGTGGCGCTGCGCGTGGTCAGCCGGGCCGTGCTCAACCTGCTGCGCGTTGCCGGCGCCAACAACAAGCGCGTCGTCATCGTCGGCTTCGGCCGCACCGGCCAGGAGATGTACCGCCGCGCCACTGCCAGCCACACCACCGGCTACAAGATCAGCGGCATCTATGCCGCCGAAGGCGAGCCCACGCCGGAAGGACGCCGCCGCATCAACGACAGCGCCGACATCGCCGCGTTCGCGCGCGAGCACGGCATTGCCGAGATCTGGCTGACGCTGCCGATGAGCGAGCACCGGCTGATGCAGGAGATCGCCTTCTCGCTGCGCAATGATTTCATCGACATCAAGTGGATGCCGAGCGTGCTCGACTTCGACCTGCTCAACCACAACGTCGGCAACTTCCTCGGCATGCCCGCCGTGGAGATGAACAAGCCGCCTTCGCTGGGGGTGCGCGGCACCATCAAGGCCCTCTTCGACCGCACCTTCGCCGCGCTGGTGCTGGTGGCGCTGTCGCCGCTGTTCCTGCTGATCGCGGTGCTGATCAAGCGCGACTCGCCCGGGCCGGTGTTCTTCAAGCAGGAACGGCTGGGCCTGGACGGGCGCGTCATCCACGTCTACAAGTTCCGCAGCATGAAGGTGCATGCCGAGCACGGCGTGGTCACGCAGGCCACCAAGGGCGACAGCCGCATCACGCCGATCGGCGCCTTCCTGCGCCGCACCAGCCTGGACGAGCTGCCGCAGTTCATCAACGTGCTGAAGGGCGAGATGAGCGTGGTGGGCCCGCGCCCGCATGCGATGGCGCACAACAACATGTACAAGGAGCAGCTCGACTTCTACATGCTGCGCCACCGCGTCAAGCCGGGCATCACCGGGTGGGCGCAGATCAACGGCTACCGCGGCGAGACCGACACCCTGGACAAGATGGCCAAGCGGGTCGAGCACGACATCTTCTACATCCGCAACTGGTCGTTCTGGCTCGACCTGCGCATCATTTTCTGGACCGCCTTCCGCGGCTGGATGGGCAGCAACGCCTACTGA
- a CDS encoding glycosyltransferase, giving the protein MIKVLHVTECLGGVETYLHLLASHINDERISFHFALPKQCSVSAVADARNFGVSYLPIPRKLDPLNDLKAALNLRALVKRVAPQIVHLHSSKAGLVGRLACIGLDVRVVYTPHAYYYLGLRGIKRRVFLMAERFLHRLTDAVLATSPSERDRAIHEVGLPRERAHSILNAVEPRSVPVERQLGAGVKRVIMVARISPQKNIPMFLDVAKLFQGRPDIEFMLVGYGHYENDRATLDAMLEERGLVEGKDITAIAWMSRSELLELLAHAAVVVLTSHYESFGYVLAEANALAIPVVGTDVDGIKDIIVDGSNGFIVPVDDAASMASSIEAIVGDATLWQTMSEQAVTRAKSEFNIVTQARKFESFYSRALLA; this is encoded by the coding sequence ATGATCAAAGTCCTGCATGTCACAGAGTGCCTGGGAGGTGTCGAGACCTACCTGCACCTGCTGGCCTCCCATATCAACGACGAGCGCATCAGCTTCCACTTCGCGCTGCCGAAGCAATGCTCGGTGTCGGCGGTTGCCGATGCCCGCAATTTCGGCGTCAGCTACCTGCCGATTCCGCGCAAGCTCGATCCGCTGAACGACCTGAAGGCGGCACTGAACCTGCGCGCGCTGGTAAAGCGCGTGGCGCCGCAGATCGTCCACCTGCACAGCTCCAAGGCGGGGCTGGTGGGACGGCTGGCCTGCATCGGCCTGGACGTGCGCGTGGTCTACACCCCGCATGCCTACTATTACCTGGGCCTGCGCGGCATCAAGCGGCGCGTGTTCCTGATGGCTGAGCGCTTCCTGCACCGGCTCACCGACGCGGTGCTGGCAACCTCGCCGTCGGAACGCGACCGCGCCATCCATGAGGTGGGCCTGCCGCGCGAGCGCGCGCATTCCATCCTGAATGCCGTCGAGCCCCGCTCCGTGCCGGTGGAACGGCAGCTGGGCGCCGGCGTCAAGCGCGTGATCATGGTGGCGCGGATCAGCCCGCAGAAGAACATCCCCATGTTCCTGGACGTGGCAAAGCTGTTCCAGGGCCGTCCCGACATCGAGTTCATGCTGGTTGGCTACGGCCATTATGAGAACGACCGCGCCACGCTCGATGCCATGCTGGAGGAACGCGGGCTGGTCGAGGGCAAGGACATTACCGCGATCGCTTGGATGAGCCGCTCCGAGCTGCTGGAACTGCTGGCGCATGCCGCGGTGGTGGTGCTGACCTCGCACTACGAGAGCTTCGGCTACGTGCTGGCGGAAGCCAATGCGCTGGCGATCCCGGTGGTCGGCACCGACGTCGACGGCATCAAGGACATCATCGTCGATGGCAGCAACGGCTTTATCGTGCCGGTGGACGACGCCGCTTCGATGGCGAGTTCGATCGAAGCCATCGTCGGCGATGCCACGCTGTGGCAAACCATGTCCGAGCAAGCGGTGACGCGCGCCAAGTCCGAGTTCAACATCGTGACCCAGGCCAGGAAGTTCGAGTCCTTCTACTCACGCGCGCTGCTTGCCTAG